CGGTCGGAGGGCCGTCTCGGGGTCCGGCGCGCGCCCCGCGTCGACCACCCTGCAGTCGAGGTCCTCACAGAGCCTCAACTTGGCGGTGGGGTGGGACCACACTCCGCAACGCGCGACCGCGTTGTCACCCCGTATCGTCCTCGAGGCGCGCCTCGATCCTGGTCAACGCCGCGCGAAGCTCGGCTGTGTCGGTCCGAAGCTGCCGAAGCTCGGCGCGCAGTTCCTGGTCGGCTGCGCGCTCCGTGGTCTCCAGCGCCTCGACGTCGCGGGAGAGGAAGCGCTCCGCCACTGCACCGGTGAGGACCGCGACGAGACCGATGCCGACGAGCATCACCACGACGGAGACCGCCTTGCCCACCGTCGTCTCGGGCGCGATGTCGCCGTAGCCGACCGTCGTCGCCGTAGTGATGGCGAAGTAGATGCCGTCCCCGACAGGCACGTCCTCCGCCGCCGCGTACGCCTCGCCGCCTCCGAGGATCGCGAGGACGGCGACGATGGACGCGTAGCGCAGCCCGGTGACGCTGAAGACCTGCTTGGCCAGGGGCGCCACGCGCACGAGGCGCAGGAGCCGAAGGGCGCGTAGCGCGCGGATGGCCGGCAGCAGCGCCGTGAAGGCCGGGACCGTGAGGACGACGATCGCCACCTCGAGCGGATGAGACCGCAGCCAGGCCCGGCGGTCCGGCACGACCGCCAGCATCGCGATGGCCTCCGCGGCGAACGCCG
The DNA window shown above is from Conexibacter sp. SYSU D00693 and carries:
- a CDS encoding potassium channel family protein; this encodes MDERSRSVERAFATPLMVLALLVIPVVAIEESETRGWLATTAEVTDWIIWTAFAAEAIAMLAVVPDRRAWLRSHPLEVAIVVLTVPAFTALLPAIRALRALRLLRLVRVAPLAKQVFSVTGLRYASIVAVLAILGGGEAYAAAEDVPVGDGIYFAITTATTVGYGDIAPETTVGKAVSVVVMLVGIGLVAVLTGAVAERFLSRDVEALETTERAADQELRAELRQLRTDTAELRAALTRIEARLEDDTG